From the genome of Papaver somniferum cultivar HN1 chromosome 2, ASM357369v1, whole genome shotgun sequence, one region includes:
- the LOC113354452 gene encoding ribonuclease 1-like, with the protein MIKSSSLVFLLSQIFVFQQLAVLCVSQDFDFFYFVQQWPGSYCDTKQSCCYPTTGKPVADFGIHGLWPNYNDGSYPSNCDNSNQFDPSSISSIKRQMQSEWPTLACPSGDGNKFWGHEWNKHGTCSEDVLDQPGYFQAALKLKQQTNLLNVLQNAGINPDGKFYSLTSITKAIRDSTGFTPGLECNVDESGNTQLYQIYICVDTSGTNLIECPLLPRGKCSSRIEFPIF; encoded by the exons ATGATTAAATCATCAAGCTTAGTTTTTTTGCTCTCTCAAATCTTTGTGTTCCAACAGTTAGCGGTTCTATGTGTTTCACAGGATTTTGATTTCTTCTACTTCGTTCAACAG TGGCCAGGGTCTTACTGTGATACAAAACAAAGCTGTTGTTACCCAACCACAGGAAAACCAGTAGCAGATTTTGGAATTCATGGTTTATGGCCAAACTATAACGATGGATCATACCCATCTAACTGCGATAACAGTAATCAGTTCGATCCATCATCT ATATCAAGTATTAAGCGCCAAATGCAATCTGAATGGCCAACTTTAGCTTGTCCAAGTGGAGACGGTAACAAATTTTGGGGACACGAGTGGAATAAACATGGGACCTGTTCTGAAGACGTTCTTGATCAACCTGGATACTTTCAGGCAGCTCTAaaattgaaacaacaaacaaaccTCCTCAATGTCCTTCAAAATGCAGGAATCAATCCAGATGGGAAATTTTACAGCTTGACCAGTATAACAAAAGCCATTAGAGATTCAACAGGATTTACCCCGGGACTAGAATGCAATGTGGATGAATCAGGTAACACTCAGCTCTACCAGATCTACATTTGCGTCGATACATCTGGAACTAATTTGATTGAATGCCCTTTGCTTCCAAGAGGAAAGTGCTCGTCAAGAATTGAGTTCCCTATTTTCTAG